Within Homo sapiens chromosome 2, GRCh38.p14 Primary Assembly, the genomic segment tGACACTGCTCTGCAGAACCAGTGCCCTTCCTTTTACAATGTTAAATCTGTCCCTCTCCTTCATTATAAACAAAAACTTAGTATCATTTCCTAGCTAGGAGAAATAACAGTACACCATAAGATACAGATTCTTGTTCCACTTCTGCTATTACTCAGTAAAGACCCCTTGGGTAAATCAGATAgcctctcttggcctcagtttactcatgtCTAAAGTCTTCATTTCTAAGGTCCCTTGGGACAATGACATTATCAGATTCAAAACAGAATAAGGCTCTATGTTCTACAGTAGTGTATAGGCACATTCGTTCTTAGCTCAGGGATTCTTAACCTAGAGCTCACAGAAACTGTACGCAAGTATACATCCACTTTTAAGTTAACACTTTTCACATTTCTCAAAGACcgtatctttaaaataaaagattaagagCTACCTTAGCTGGTAATAAAACtggtatacttaaaaaaaaatcagagattgtTACTTTATCATTGTACTTGTTTGGCATGGCTAAGATGTGTTACTGGTCACTAAGGGTGAGATTTCACTTCCCTAACCTGTTCTTGAAGGCCTTCAACAGATCCCACTTCTTGTTCCACTCTAGTAGCCACACTTCTAAAAATGATCTGTgcaacatatataatatgcaagCTGTAGAATGCTGGCTGTTAAAAATGGGGTCCATTTTCAAATACAACATTTTTCTAAACCATGCACAAAAGAACAGCCCTACAGGGACACTCTTCCATACTGTATACATGCCGTTGCCACTACATGTGAATACTGGCAGACGTTAGTGGCTAAAGATAAACATTAGATAAAACATAGGTCTTCATTGAGCAGACCTGAAATAGCAGAGCAATGAAGTACATTACAAATCAGCATcccactacattttaaaaaacaaaccaacaagggTGTCATGCCACCAGTCAAAAGGTACTTTGCTTAAACTGGCATTCTTTAACATGCATGTTGTAGTGGTAAGTACTTCATTTCATACAGCCACAGTAATTAATACTTTGCTAAGGGCTACCCAGCTGCTAAAAACTGCTGTTATCTCATACTGAGAATGCTAGTTCTATACCTTTGCTCTCAGGCTGTGAGGAAGGGGTGCTAGTCCAAAAGGCCATGGGATTAGATTTAAAAAGGCTAAAATTAAAtcctagaaaataaagaatatttcattttttaacattttaggaaacaaaatgaatatgcttttaaaacataaaaagccaGAATCCCTCAATTTATACCACCAATCTGACTGTCTTACATATTCATTTATCCCTGTAGTTTCATTCTTTGCTCATTTAATACATGAGCAAGACTGACATACAACACATAAAATGAGAACATCTCAatatcatgtttttttttgttttttgttttttgttttttttggagacaaagtctcactcagtcactcagtcaggctggagtgcagtggcatgatttcagctcactgctacctccatctcctgtgctcaagcgatcctcctgcctcaacctcctgagtagctgctaattataggcacgcaccaccatgcccggctcatttttgtattttcagtagaaacagggtttcaccatgttggccaggctggtctcgaactcctgagctcaagtgatctgcccacctcaacctcccaaagtgctggcattctaggagtgagccaccgtgcccagcctcaatatCATGTTTTCTGAGtgacaaaagaaacagaacaaatgaaaatgaacactttaaaaaaagactCACGTTAATGCGCATGATTCAAGCATGAGTCCGTACACTGTACCAAGTTCTTTTGCTCTGCCCTAGCATGATAGAAGTATCTTCCAGTTACTGAAATGTCTTTAACTAAGTTCTCTTGCTCTTTGAAACCTCACCGTGAACTtattaagggagaaaaaaaattgctcaaaTATTTTGGGGGTGTTCACAAAGCATCGTTTATATCCCAACATTAGTATCCCACAAAGAGTCTGCATCAAGCtaaacattaaaagaaagaaaaattgtgctTAACTTTAACAACAAAGTACCTACCCTTTTCTGGTGTTTTAAATGTGTAGTTGATTGAAGATTCTTCCGTtggaaaggaagcagagagaTTTTTGACTTTGCTATCTGAAGACTGTTCGATATCAGAGTTCTTTGACAGTTCACATTTTTTAGGTTCCACTTTGCTTTCAGATCCACTCTGGGCTACTGAACTAGTTTCACTATTGTTACTTTTCAAAGGTGCATTAAAACTAAATCCAAACAAAGACCCAGTGGCAGAACTGTTGCCAAATACaaatggttttgatttttcaCTACTAAAAATTCTTTTAACAGACTCTGAAACAAATACAAACTTTGGAGGAGAAACcactgcttttgttgttgtttcagatgTGCTAGACACTTCAACTTCTGAAGCTGCATCTGCTACATCATCACCCTGAATAACATCTGTCCTCTCTCTTGTGGTTTCTTCTAATATAGCTACAGCAATTTTGCCACATGGTGACTCTCTGGGAGTGCTTGACCGAGAAACATGAGGTGTTATCAAAGAATCTTTTTCCTGGGCTGTTTTTGCTTCATCAAAAATTTTCTTAAACGAGTCTGCAACATCCTGTAGTTTAAAACGAACAGCTAAATGCtctacttttctttctccatctgcaaaatcACATGCAGTCCACACCCATACTCTTTCTGTCCCTTTCATATTTTGCAAACTCATGTCTGGAGTTATTCTGTGATTGGCACAAAGTTTTAATACTTGGTCCCTTCTCATCACTATACGAACTTGCTTATTATCATAATTCTGTAAAATCTTTATATCACCAATGCCCCTTTCTTTCCATTGACCAACATCTTTATCATATCTGTAGATTTCTGCCCTGTGACTAAAAACAACTTGTTCATTTTCCTCACCACTGGATACTTCAACTAGATCAGGTAAAGGAACAACAGGTTCAAAGTACTGtccatctctctcttcttcttgagTAACAACAGATTCTTCATCAGTGCCAACTGAAGTCCCACTCTGATTCAACTTGGCAGGAGACTTAGATAGACTCAAAGCAGATTTAAAACTGAAGTTAGATCCTGTTGTTGACTCATCAAAGCGGAAAAGATTTTTTCTCACAGGGCTACTTGCCAATGGAGAAGCATGTACTGAGCTACTACTGACACTATCATCCAAAGCATCTTCCCTTAAGTCATAGTTATCCCATTCTAATGTGGGCCCAGTGTTTTCAGCATTGGGTTTTATTGTTGTGTCTGAGGCACCGGCCGCACCTGTACCTGAAcccttattttcttcctcagtGACTTTTGTTTGATCATTtgtcaaaaatgttttgaaatcttTCAGTCCACTCTTCATTTCTTCAGCTCTCTGTATTAACTTGGCAGCTCTGCCAGTATCTACAAGTTTATGGGGAGTTTGAAGTGGTATGTCTAACAGAAGCCGCTGGCATTCCTCAAATTTCTGCTTGAATTCTTCAGCCAGCTCtggtgttttaaattttgctgCCAACCGCTCTAGTTTGGCATCACCGTCAGAGAAATCACTGGCTGACCACATCCATGCTCTATCTGATCCAGAGAGGGGCTTCAGGTTCATTGTAGTCGTTATCCAATGATTAGCACACACTTTTAGTACTTGTTCTCTTCGCATCAGCATTCTTAGTTTGCCATTGACCTcgtttttgagaatttttaagttCCCCAAGCCCCTTTCTTTCCACTGCCTTACCTCAGCATCAAATCTAAATAGTTTTACCCCCTGTGAATACAGAACTTTTTCACCTTCTTCTCCTGTTACAAGTTCTACTTTTTCAGGCATTTGAACTACTGGTTCAAAATGGATGTCATCGCTGTCCTCAGTCTTATAGGCATCATCATCTTTCTCAAAGTCACCGGAAGTGTTTGCTTTATTGGCCATTTTACCGTATCGTGATGAGAATAATTTTTCTCCAGCACCTGAAAATCCCTTGAAATTGAGGTCTTTTTTGCCAAACTGAAATCCTTCTCCTGAAGTTGATTTTGCAACATCTGCAAATGTAAAAGTGCTACTTGTTTGGCCAAAAATCACACCACGGCCCTTCTTCCGGCCACTAATATCCTGAGCCTGGAAGCCAGTATCATTTTCAAGaggcttttcccttttcttttcttgatttcctGGTTCCGAAATGCCAAATTTAAATCCATCAGCAGACACAGGGATGGAAAATCCTTCTTTGGTTGACTTAAATTCTGTATTAGAAGAACCCTGAAACATAAATGAAGGTGAATTTTCTTGATCCACATGCCCAAAATAGTCATGAAATAAATACCTTCTTCATTCCTAAACAATTTATCAAATGATGttaacaataatgatgatgatgatgatgataacatttattgagcattcatTAATGTGCCAgctgggcactgttctaagcactttacattattatctcattttaatatCCTCAAAAACCCTATGAAttaaggtattattattatcctcattttacatatgaggcaACTGATGCAttgagaggttaagaaacttgcctgtGGTCAAAATAAGCAGAAGAGCAAGGGTCTAAATGCACCCCAACACTCTGTCCTCAAAGCTGTCACATTCAACTACCACTGTAATATTGAGTCTTCAATCAATTGTTATATATATAGCTGTATCAGGCCTGAAAGTACTTACCACATAGTGGGTCAGCAAGGGCATTACAGTTCTATTTCTGTTAAAACAGAACGATGAAGGatccaccaccaccactcccatttttaaaatattctaaatattcacACTTACTAACACAAAAATAAGGTGACTAAGAaggataatttctgtatttggagataaatttaaaatatctacattttaagGGACATAAAAGTTTTAATAGTGAACTGctctcttgaatttatttgaaggaaccctaaacaatttaaaaagaaaataattataaatgtataaattattccTTTGTTACCTTTGTGGGAGTAACATTAGCTgctggtctgagaagatactggGAATTATATGCTGGTGACTGACTATAATATACTGAAGGGCCAGTAgttgcaactgaaaaaaaaaaaagaaaagaaaacactgttaAAGTCTATACTACAGTTAAGACTATCTAGGCAAGAGCTATAAATACAAAAGCAATAGAAgttaaagaaagatttaactacataaattttaaatttctgtacaTCAAAATACACCAATCAAGATTATCAAatgacaaactagaaaaaaattgctaaatatGACATGAAGAATGAGAGAATAGCATCGCTGTGATCAACAAGAACTACCTCGCAAgcattaaaaaaggaataaagaagatAGTAACTGTTGCCTTTTCTAAGAAAGATCAGTATGATGTGGAATTATGGACATTCAGTCACAGAAAGGACGTAAGGAACCAAGATGCCATCTGATAGTCAATGCATTTGAAGTGGGCCTAGAAAATCTGCAGAAAGACTAGGTTGTATTTTGTAAACTAAAGCTATTACTCAGAATGTTCAGCTCAAAAATCACCTGACAAATTCATGGAAAGGATgtcataaataacataaaatgtgttccctggcttaaaataaaaagcacatcaACACTCATACAGATGTACAAACTGTCTGCTCCCTCTGTTTGGTCTGTTTTACCAGGAAACAAAATGACTAGAAGGCACCCATGTTAATGACAAAACTACCAATAGTCATTTGCTTGAACTGTTTTATGATAGTTTTACCAGAAAACAACCAAAAGACCTTTTATGCCTGTACAtggaaggagaaacagaaactGTGCCAAGAGGTTCCAAACAATTGCCTCTGGAAAGCACTGAAAAATCAAGACCTAGAAAAGGCTAGCCAGAAGCCCAAGTTTGATTTCGGAAACCTTACAGAGGTGAGGATAGCTATTTTGAAATTACTATGGGGAGGAAGCAGGCACAGAACACAGAACAACCTGACAGAAATGGCCCAAGAATCTTAAAGTCTTGCAAGATGTCTGTCTGcatgaaagcaaaaagaaaaaataaaatattaaataaaaaaaaatcttagtctgAAGTTTAAGTAGGGACTTTAATTGACTACTGACTCTAAACTGTGCGGCTCTAATAAATCTACTAAAagtaatctaattttttaaagcaccatatgaatagacaatttagGAAAGAAATGTTAATAGGCCTCAAGGAACATGTTTTTGAAGTGAGCCTTGAAAATCTGCAAAATGACGAGGTTGCATTGTGCAAATTGAAGCTATTATGAGAATGTTCAGGTCAAAAAAATTACCTGACAAATTCACGCACAGGATCTCACAAGGAACACAAATGTGTTcgttggctttaaaaaaatcacattaacatTCATGTTGATATACAAAAACTCTTCTCCATCTGTTTTGTGTGAGTTTTACCAAGAAACCAAACAACTGGAAGGTACGTTGAAGATGGCAAAACTACCAACTGCCATTTGCATGAATTGTTGAGCATGACTagtattaaaaaaacttaaaaattgataTCACTTTTGTTCCTACAAATTGGCAAAGGATTTTATAAACTAGTAAGTCAGCATTAGCAAAAGTGCGAAAATGGCACTATCAGATACTAGCGGTAAGAGCATAAACTGAATATTTTGAATACCCTACAAAACTAGGACAGTGTCCTAGAATTTGTAATGGCATAAACcagaaacaacataaataaagGAACAGAATTTACAGTACTTCCATGTGATGGGATACCATGAACTCATTaatattcaaaaaacatttaagtttaaaaatgctCAGAactaaagtaacattttaaaaacaggctaGCTCATCTACACACAACATAGTAACATGGTAACAATCTCATAAAAAATACTATATGTATAGAGAAAGAACCAGAAGGAAATGCTCTCaaatataagaaatgttaatGAGGTGGTTAGCTTTTAGTTTTCTTCACCCTGTTCAGTACTTCTGAGTATCTCCTATGAGCTcattaatctttaattttaatcatcttattttaaaaaaacaaggacCATCTTGatatatgtttacttttattaaggaaaaagaatctatgaacacaggaacagaaatcagGAGATCTTGGCTCTCGCCCTTTCAGTGCCACAAAGCTGTTTTGTGAACCTGTAAATAATCCATTTGGAGTCTCCATGTTTCTCAATTGTAAAATGACGATGTGCTGCTTCTACACATTTCACAGGGTCATTGcaagaataaaatgagacaatGAGAATGTTGGATTTACATGCTTGTATAAGAACAGAAGACCTTTTATGCCTGTacacagaagaaatggaaatcatGACCCACAAGGCACCAAATAACTGACTGCACACATCACTAAAAAAGCCCCAGGAAAGGCTAGCCGGTTTGTTTATCCTCTTACAAGGACCTATATGATGTGTAAGGTTTTAAGAAAACAAGGTTTGAACGTTAGACATTTCATATACTTATCTATGACTTACGACATTTAATAAGCTTGACTTCACaaagattttctgttattttgcttGTGTTGAGAAGATACTATCACAAAAGGCTAGTGGGGTTGCCTTAACTATAGGAACCATCACACAAATGTGCTCATCtaaactagatttttttctaaatctttcctgggctaaaaagagaaaaaaaaaaagggcactaCTACTACCATTTCAGAAGTCTGTCGTACGTAAAAGGAACAATTTTGTTATTTCTGGCTGCCTGGGAGCAATGTATTATACTGGCAAGTGCTTTGGAGTTACACCACTGGAGTGTGAATCTCGGCTCTATCAATAACTAGCTGTATAATAATGAGTAAGTTACCTAacctttctttatccatttccttatttataaaaaaggGATTAATAATGGTACCGGCCATTCTAAGTTACTGTAATTAAATCAAATTACATTCACACAGCACTTTTGCACACAGCCAACCCACAGTAAACACTATTAGTAACCTTAGTTCATTAACTGTTTACTGTATACTCTAATAAATGTCTGATACACACCCACGCCCACCTGCACATACACAAATGCTCATAGTAATTATGTAAGGCAAGTATTATCTCCACATTTCAGACAGGTTAACTTACACAGCTATTATAGTAAGTGATAGAGCAGAACTTAAAAACCCAGTATGATTCAGGTCcaaactccttttctttctttatataaccataatatttcaaattaagtaAGATTTCCTATATAACGTCCTGCCTCTCATCATTATCATCAAAATAATTCCCCAGAGGTGTAGGTTCTTAATTAAGCATTTCTTAGTGCATAACTCTATTCAATAACATTTTGCAATTTAAGGAATAATCTCATCTCAGCTCATCTGAGGTGTGGATTAAGTGTTCTTTAAGCCTTTATATACACGTGATCACATACGGCTCGTTTTTTCTGCTTGGGATTATAAAAATCTCCGTAACACCTAATACAGCTTTTGAAGTCACATATAAACAGACGTTGACATGTATATtaacaaacatatataaacaagGTGATTTCACACGTTATCTACTTAAAAGAGGGAAGTAAAGTAGTTTTACTAAAATATGCGATTATCCACTTGCCAGCTCACCTGTTAGTGGAGCCCCATGAAATGTCTGTGACCCCTGATATCCATCAGGCACCGAGTCTGGTCCATAATTCTCTGTGGGCCAACGATGACGGGATGCTGACTTACTGCTATTTAGTTTCAACTCCTGCATTTCTttctattggaagaaaaaaaaaatcaaataattttaatcatttaattatATCATGCCAGAAACAGTGCTGGGGAAActtactcttttaaatttaaataactgattttttctttttttcttttttgagatggtgtctcgatctgtcgtccaggctggagtgcaatggcacaatcttggctcaccgcaacctccacctcctgggctcaagcaattctcccacctcagcctcccgagtagctgggattacaggcgtcagccagcacgcccggctaatttttggtataatagtagagatggggtttcaccatgtttgccaggctagtcttgaactcctgacctcaagtgatccaccacctcagcctcccaaagtgctgggattataggtgtgacccaccacgcccggacCTGATTATATCTTTTGAAAGTTTCTATTTGCCAAAGAGTTCTAGGTACCTGgtgctgattttaaaatatgattcttaatttgttaaaaatttatcTGCTCCCATTTTCATTCGTTAATACAAAACCTAATTCATTAACTCTCTCACCTAAACAAATAACCTCCTAAATGATCACACCTTCATTTCCATTCTACACTTGCCTACATTAACCTTTCTGACGTTCACCTCCAGCCAAGACAATTCCCTGCTCAAAAAAACAAGTACCTACAAACTAAACTTCTTTCCCCAACTTTCACAGTCCTCTAACATTACACTGACCATCCTTTCAGTGTGTTCTTTCTACACTGCAACCTGGACTACCTGACATTCCAAATCACCTCCCCAAATTAGCTTTTCACTTAACCCTGTGTTCAAACAAAATACAACTAATTCTCAAGGTGATGTTCAAATGCTCCaccaggaaagggaaaaaagtagTAGCTGCAGagaatttattatgtatataataatacGTCCAATGCACTTAAACTCTTAATTTTTACACCATCTACACTGTTAGGTAAACAATATTAGCTCCTATCTTAAAATGAGAGAAACGGATGCAGGGAATAACAGCTGGAATTTGAAACACATCTGActccaaaaatgttttcttaacacAACTCTGCTGCCTTGACAAGATGGCAGATAGATCCAATGCCGTCTAGTGTAGCTATGTGGCTACTTGATCTCTGCTGAAGAAAACTAAATGACAGCACCATACCCAACACCCTAGAACCTACAAAATGTCCCCTTACAAAACAGACACTTAACAGGAAATTCTTTTTCCAAAGAAATTGTAGTGGTATCAGAAAACAGgtaaattttgaaaagtttcaaaCTTCTCTGTATCAGCCCAGGAATCCGATCAGTTCTAACAAGTGAGGTCAGGGACAGATCTAGCatgtctgctttctgtttctacaagtgtttcaattaaaaatttcccAGAAAGACCTAACCATGAGGTCCAAAACTATCTCAATTTTCAAGCTAAATAAAATTTcccccattcatccatctacagTGCCTAGTCCAGATGCTACACATACACATCCAAGAAATAAGAAACTAGTGGAATCACCTAGAAAACTTTATAGTCACTGTTGGTATCCGCACCAGAGCTTTGAATTTGCAATCACTGCTGTAACTGTAATTTTTAACATTCAGTGTGATGAGAACTGGCTTCAATAattctctcattttaaagataagaagcCAAACAGTCACAAAGGAAGTGACTGGCCCAAGATCATTAATTAATGGCAGAGTCAGTACTAGTACCAAGCTTTTCAAGCTCATGGACTAGTGCTCCACTATACTTCCACAGAATACAATGTTGGGAGCCTGAAACCTGTATGTTAAGTCAAAATTGTATGTAATTGTCATAGGCCACGACTACACAGAATTAACATTCAAAATTTTTGTGCAAATTCAAAAATGTCTTCCCCACCAAATAGTATTCTCTTAATTTGCAAATGCTGCTGATCACACTGTAATAATCGCCACACATCAGCATATCCTTGATGTAACTTTAGCAGTATGAGTAATTTAGTTCTTGCTTGATAAACATGAAAGAACCTACTTTTATTTCCAATTCCAAAAAAGTCAAGCTCCTTTGAACCCTATtgttaaaataagatatatatacataactatTTCCTTACATAATTAagtcaaattcatatggaagtatTAAAATATAGTAAGACTTTTTGAAGCTCAGACCACTTTTCGATTCCTAGCTATACATTTGAAACACATGTAATCCACAGCTAATCTGGGAATGAACTCATAGACCAGAGTATGATTAGTACATTGTAGCACTTCAATCACTCGGGAACCTTCTCTGTGTCAGGAactcttatattttaaataaaacagtttCTACCTTTGAAGGTCTCAAATTTTGTGGAAGATGAGGAGAGAGACACATAAAGTACTTTCAAAAATATGgtaaagggctgggtgcggtggtttacacctgtaatcccagcactttgggaggccaaggtgggcagatcacctgaggtcagaagttcaaaaccagcctggccaacatggtgaaactctgtgtctactaaaaatacaaaaattagctgggcctggtggcgggtgcctgtaatcccagctactcgggaggctgaggcaggagagtcacttgaacctgggaggtggaggttgcagtgagccaagatcacaccattgcactccagactgggcaacagagtgagactccatctcaaaacaaaacaaaacaaaatatggtaaAGGGTCAAGACCGAGgtatgtaggctgggcacagtggctcacacctgcaatcccagcactttgggaggctgaagcaggaggattgtttgagccaggagttcaaggccaccctgggcaacatggcaaaatcccatctctacaaaaaatacaacaattagctgggcctggtggcatgtgactgtctGTAGTCCTGGCTTCGTGGCAGGCTGAGCCAAGAGGCTCTCTTGAGCTAGGAGGTTGAAGccgcagtaagctgtgatcataccactgtactccagcctgcacaacagaacaagacccttgtcttaaaaaaaaaaaaaaaagaccaaaatgtCCCCTTGCCATACTATTTGGATGGCAAGGGGACATTCTGACCAGCTtcagaaaaaaagtgagagagtAGCCAGGGAAGGAATCTTGGAATAAAAAGTACAGCtagagaaattaagtgacttaCCTTAATGGCCTCTACTTGTTGGCAAATCATATTCAGTAAAGAATTCCGATCTTCTGTCCATCGAGGTGGTGTTTCGGgagaatactgaaaaaaaaaataaaaataacaaaacagcatttaaaacacttagaacagaAACAATTTCACAATGAAATGATTCCATTCTTTCCTGTTTACCTTGTAACTTTTACTTGGTGATAGTGAATATTTGGTAGGAGACGGTGtagaatgttttatttctgaatCTGCATTTCGCAAAGAACCATTTTTATAGAGAGGACCTCCTTCACTATAGTCTTCGAGTTCCTGCATGACTGAATTAAGCATCTGTTTTACAGACTCCAGGGGCACaggcaactaaaaataaaagacattaattAAGGGCTTTCATTTGCAAAAAATTCCAAAAGTAAAAActctaaaatgatatattttatcttatttacatttttgtcacTTTAATAAGCACTTTAcactttaaataataatacacgtgaaagtgttttttaattatcttttttctttgtttttctgttgttttgtattattatttttatttttttgtctttattctatttttttcttcaggaacACAGAAAAGTGTTGTACAGTCTAACATCTTCTGATTCTAAAGTCCATGCTCTTTCTATTACTTCTGTTAACCATGATAATTGTAGAGGAATGTTAACTTGGAAAGCTTTTCCAAGTGAACAAAATAAGTTACTGATGTTTTCTAACTGATTTTCAATGGTGACAGAAATACAGATGCTACAATACACCAGACAACATAAATCCTAATAAAAGAGTAGTAACACAAATTAATCAACAAAACACTCAGAAGACTGAACATAATTTAACATCATCATGACAATCTCAAACAGCTGACAGCAAGAAAACAAGGGCGTTCATAATGGCTGATGACGATGAGAAGAAATGCTCTTAAGTTGTCAGCAACAACTTTCAATTTCAGCAAAGTTCATTAAGAATTAGTCCTGAGGttataatatttgttttgattACACTGCTAAGATAACAAAATCAATGTCTTATCTTAGAAATCTTTTCTAATTCCCCAAGAAGTACTTTTTAAGAGCATATACCTAGATTCCCAAGTTTAAAAAGACACACCAAACCTAAGACAAAGCAAGCAAATCTAAGCATTTAGACACACGCATCCCTTCTGTGCATTAATAACAACATATTACTGAGTATTTTTGAAATTACCAAAATATAAGACCAACGCAAAAACACTGACCAGTGGGTTATCAGTAAGAACGTACATACAACAACCTGCTACTTACTTTCTTGACCACTGAAAGATTTGAATCACCGTCATCTATAATCTTTATTAGGTAGTCCCTGgt encodes:
- the RGPD6 gene encoding RANBP2-like and GRIP domain-containing protein 5/6 isoform X6 is translated as MGPRVTVKSMKGFYFAKLYYEAKEYDLAKKYICTYINVQERDPKAHRFLGLLYELEENTEKAVECYRRSVELNPTQKDLVLKIAELLCKNDVTDGRAKYWVERAAKLFPGSPAIYKLKEQLLDCEGEDGWNKLFDLIQSELYVRPDDVHVNIRLVELYRSTKRLKDAVAHCHEAERNIALRSSLEWNSCVVQTLKEYLESLQCLESDKSDWQATNTDLLLAYANLMLLTLSTRDVQENRELLESFDSALQSAKSSLGGNDELSATFLEMKGHFYMYAGSLLLKMGQHGNNVQWRALSELAALCYLIAFQVPRPKIKLREGKAGQNLLEMMACDRLSQSGHMLLSLSRGKQDFLKEVVETFANKIGQSALYDALFSSQSPKDTSFLGSDDIGKIDVQEPELEDLARYDVGAIRAHNGSLQHLTWLGLQWNSLPALPGIRKWLKQLFHRLPHETSRLETNAPESICILDLEVFLLGVVYTSHLQLKEKCNSHHSSYQPLCLPFPVCKQLCTERQKSWWDAVCTLIHRKAVPGNLAKLRLLVQHEINTLRAQEKHGLQPALLVHWAKYLQKTGSGLNSFYGQLEYIGRSVHYWKKVLPLLKIIKKNSIPEPIDPLFKHFHSVDIQASEIVEYEEDAHITFAMLDAVNGNIEDAVTAFESIKSVVSYWNLALIFHRKAEDIENDALSPEEQEECRNYLTKTRDYLIKIIDDGDSNLSVVKKLPVPLESVKQMLNSVMQELEDYSEGGPLYKNGSLRNADSEIKHSTPSPTKYSLSPSKSYKYSPETPPRWTEDRNSLLNMICQQVEAIKKEMQELKLNSSKSASRHRWPTENYGPDSVPDGYQGSQTFHGAPLTVATTGPSVYYSQSPAYNSQYLLRPAANVTPTKGSSNTEFKSTKEGFSIPVSADGFKFGISEPGNQEKKREKPLENDTGFQAQDISGRKKGRGVIFGQTSSTFTFADVAKSTSGEGFQFGKKDLNFKGFSGAGEKLFSSRYGKMANKANTSGDFEKDDDAYKTEDSDDIHFEPVVQMPEKVELVTGEEGEKVLYSQGVKLFRFDAEVRQWKERGLGNLKILKNEVNGKLRMLMRREQVLKVCANHWITTTMNLKPLSGSDRAWMWSASDFSDGDAKLERLAAKFKTPELAEEFKQKFEECQRLLLDIPLQTPHKLVDTGRAAKLIQRAEEMKSGLKDFKTFLTNDQTKVTEEENKGSGTGAAGASDTTIKPNAENTGPTLEWDNYDLREDALDDSVSSSSVHASPLASSPVRKNLFRFDESTTGSNFSFKSALSLSKSPAKLNQSGTSVGTDEESVVTQEEERDGQYFEPVVPLPDLVEVSSGEENEQVVFSHRAEIYRYDKDVGQWKERGIGDIKILQNYDNKQVRIVMRRDQVLKLCANHRITPDMSLQNMKGTERVWVWTACDFADGERKVEHLAVRFKLQDVADSFKKIFDEAKTAQEKDSLITPHVSRSSTPRESPCGKIAVAILEETTRERTDVIQGDDVADAASEVEVSSTSETTTKAVVSPPKFVFVSESVKRIFSSEKSKPFVFGNSSATGSLFGFSFNAPLKSNNSETSSVAQSGSESKVEPKKCELSKNSDIEQSSDSKVKNLSASFPTEESSINYTFKTPEKGFNFSLFKSNPMAFWTSTPSSQPESKGIELAFSV